TGAGAGAACCgttaaatacatcaaataatGGTCCCATTGGAGAAATGTTGTATCAGCATGTTAATCAAAGTAGGTAACGGTAATTTATCAAATGTAGTAAAGAGAGGAGTCCAAATAAAAACGAGTACCTAATTCAGTGAAGTGACCTATAGATGTCAATTAGAATAAAATAATCGGTGGAATTTATCTTTGACCTTTTACTCTCTTTGTCGCCCGTAGGAGATCGCAGCCATGCGCAGCCAAGTTAATTCCAGCTCTGTCAACGTGGAAGTGGACGCCAAACCTCAGGTGGACATTTCTGCCACTATAAATGAGATCAGAGCTCAGTATGAGAGCATCACTGAGAAGAACCGCCGCGAAATGGAGGAGTGGTACAAGGTCAAGGTAAGGGGAACGAGACTAATCTTTATGTTCatatcatgaataaacagtggCATGAGTAGCGGTTTTGACCATTTTCCTGTCCAATTTCACGCCTTCCAGTTTGACGAACTGAACAGCCAGGTGGCATCAAGCACAGAGACACTTCAGGTCTCCCGAACTGAGATCAATGATCTCAAGAGGACCCTGCAGTCCTTGCAGATCGAGCTGCAGTCCCAGCAAAGCCTGGTAATTCAGATCTCAGTCCCCATTTCCCCCCGCAGTATCATTCTAACCTGTTGCGCTCTTTAAACCTTTTGCTAACTGTTTATAACAAGTTTCTCACTCTGCTTTATGTTTTACATCTGAGGTAAATTAAGTGGAACGAGTAATTAGGGCTTAATTAACTGACATCTccccatgtgtttttttctcctgtgcaGAAATCTGCTTTGGAGGGTCAGCTGGCAGAGACAGAGTCCAACTACAACATGAAGCTGTCTCACCTCCAGATCCGGGTCAACACCCTGGAGGAAGAACTCAAAAATGTGAGGGCGGACATCGAGAGGCAGGCCTATGACTACAAGGTGCTGTTTGACATCAAGACcaggctggagatggagatcGCCGAGTACAGAAGACTGCTGGATGGAGAGGAGTAAGGAAATTCTTCATTGAGATGTTTGTctcaaaaagtattttaactTAACTAAAGTTACAGCTTACACTTTTCTTTATTAATATGGTCAAAATGACAAGAACTGTGGCTTTTTATTAGAGTGAAATAACGTTACCCAAATAATACTTATATATTACTTTAACAaagaactttatttattttttactattGTCTTTACAAACTAAGCTAGCTGGCCACTGGCTGGATCTCTGTGTTTAGCATACAGAGGTGGTGGTCTTCTCATCGAActtaagagaaaagaaaaaaaatgaattcccaGAATTTCCAGCAATtatgttttgattatttatcTTCACTTcgtattaattaaatattacTTCCTGTCTTCTAGGAGAGGGTCAGTGGAGATCAAAGTGGTGGAGGTGGTCAAAGGTAAGTCAACACTTAGGTATACGCTTCGGTATTGTCTCGTATATTAAATATGCTTGATAtttaactttgttttcatttggtcCACAGCTAAACCAGTCGTAACCCAGAGAAGGAGGATTATGATTGAGGAGATAGTTGATGGAAAAGTGGTGTCCCGCACagaagatgtaaacacagaggtCATCGAGTAGACGGACCGGTTGCCAATGGATCAaattacaaaattacaataaaagctgttttcctctttctgACACCCAGTTGATGTTCTGCCCGCCTGAAGTCTACTCAAACTGACTAGGACATCTTTTACATATTCTTTCCAAATATTTGTGCAGCGTTAAAATTTAGTAGATTTATTGTCAGAATTATTCATCCTAATATATTATCCTAAGAAAACATACATTgctattgaaaaacaaaatggtttaaaaagtaaaaaaagaatttgTAGGTTTTGgggtcttttctttcttgtcatACCACCTGATTCATTAAAGACCCATTGACAACAAATTTACtgactttgttttctgttttcatttatgATGCTGTTGAAATGGTGTTGAGTATGTAAAGAAGAGgtctgcttttgtttctttgcagcTGGTTTGCACATCTTTGTAGTTGTTGTGGCATCTTAGTCATATTTTTCTATCTCCTTGGGAAGTTAAAAGTTGGTGGTTATTGTGGGTgctgagaaataaataatattaaatgaCTGTGCAACATTCATGTTTTGTTATTAATTTGAATggccaacaacacaacacatggTTACACATGCAATATTGACAAGTAATAGTACATTGTTTAGAATGAGGTATGGGTGCAAGGTTAAAGTAACAGAAGTGCAATGTagagtttattttaaatttaaattggaATAATAAACGTTTTACCTCGCAGTTACAGTCTTCTGTCAAGAGGTGACGCTGCAGGCCCCTCAACACTCACACCGCTTTGTCGTAATTTCGTGGCTCAATCCCAATGTCCCCACAGAGACCTTAATTAACACTGAACCATCAGGGACCCAACTGACGTCACCTGCTAAATGCTTGAGTGAGAGAGTCAGTAAGGGTTTTATATAGTGTGGGATATGATGCAGCACAGTGCttacaataaaaaatgtattatgtcCATGTGTTTCACATGGTATTGTTACTCTTATCCTGGTTTGTCCATGACTCGCTGAGtgacattttgtaaatgaaGGACCCGTGGGCCATTAACACATTCATGGTAACAGACATAACCAGGGTGCAGACTTTACGACCTCTCCTGATATTCCAATATTAGCGAATATTTACGCATTTAGGATTATTCTGTCATTGGCACTTGAGacaaacacagcagctgatAAATCAACGTTATGCGGTCTTGCTTTCTGTAATCTCAAACATTATGTGGCTACATAGAGAATCATGTTatctatatatgtgtatatgcaGTGTTTTAAACTTCCCACTAGATGGCTGTAGTTTGACTTAAAGTCTGGGATACTGCGATGTCCACGTGTTTCTCTAGAAATGTCTTCCTAATGCAGTACTTCAGAATTCAACGTAAGAAATGAAAACGAGTCTCTATCTTTACtgcttgtttaaaaataaaaaactatacTCAACACTCCCTGATCAAAAGTTttagtcatttcttttttatattggtGGCATAATGATAAACGTAAATTCTTATAAAAGGCTTTTGGATATCTAACTTTACTCCAGAGTAATAAGGCCACTACTTCTTCTCAGCCTTTCATTCAACGTGTTTCTCTCAATTATTTGCCATTACAATTgatttcatactgcacatgttcCCTGTCCACCACTCAGGAAAAATATAGTTGtggggaagtttttttttcaactttctgTGTTGTTGCTTGGTTGTTCCTCATCATTCGCAGTAAATGAGACACATCTCATGCATTAACCTTTGGCATGTAATATTTCAGAACTGTGCATGTTATCCCATATATCTTCCTTAACATAGTAGCGTTTAAGCTGAACACATAATAAATCCAGAGGAAAGAGCCTTTAAAGCAGGGACTCTCAGtgccctatatatatatagactcaCACTTTATTTATAGTCAGATGTCTGCAGCAAAGATCTACTCTGCTGTGGCACGACTGTGTCACTCGAGGCTGGTGGTCCCTAGTCACGAcacgaaatcatgacaaaattCTGCACCACGGCAAGTTGACGTCAGCGCGGTACGGTCACCTCTTCGGTGACGTCACGTGACGGAGTCTTGGTGGCAACAGTGGGAGTTGATGCCATCTGCTGGATGGACCCTGCCACTCACCCGGCATTACGTCATCGGGGAGAAACCGGTGCCAGCTTTGCAATCGGTATAGCCTGGGAGTCTGGATGTGAATGCACAACGAGCCGAGAGGCGGACTGGCCTGTAGTAACAAAGGCTGTTATTGGACAGGGTACGTTCGATCGGGCAGGGGGCTTCAATCATTCGAGATAATCTGACATGAGAAACACCTTTTGAAAGTTCCCCTCAAATAGGAAATATTCTCCTGCGCCCCATAGTTACATTTTGTTTGGCTTATCCGATGTGGCAAATAGGAAATAATTCACAGTTGTGGAATTGTATTACAGGCAGtgtaaataataaacaataacacacagcATAACATAAGATATTCGTGTTTTTATTGAGTTTTATGAAGTCGGTTTTGCAGCCAggtgaaacagacacacacacacacacacacacacacacacacacacacacacacacacacacacacacacacacacacacacacacacacacacacacagattgactTATGCTAACCATAAGATACATAGAAATatacaaagaaaagacaatggTAGAAGCTGCATGtgcaaaatgataaaataagatCTCTCTGTATCAAATTCtgccaatttcttttttttctttttttgtaggtGTGCTGTTCAGACAAgctgctgtccatggtgctgaaacacGAGTAGCCGAAAGATAACGTTTGCACGTCTACTGCTTTAATTCTTCATTTATTGGAACAGACCAAAAACAATACCGCCGAGAAACGGTCGATTAAGGTTGGTTGTGGCCGTTACACACATCCTCTTGTGACCAACTCTGAACTTGGTGtgtcaactgtgtgtgtgtgtgtgtgtgtgtacaattgCACAGGATAGTGATGAAAGCCCCATTCTCAAATGAGTAAGCGTGCCTCCGCAAAACGGGAGAGTGAGAAGGGCTGCATTCCCATTGACTGAGTGAGAGACATaaggtgtgagagagagagagagagagagagagagagagagagagagagagagagagagagagagagagagagagagagagagagagagagagaaaagcagtaCACAGACTCCGCCTATACCGCCCTAACATCCAGCTCCAGTCCGACGACGGCACCACAGACCAGCCGGTGAtccagcccctcctcctcctcctcctcctcccccccacacaccccccttAGCTCGACTCAACTCCCGGTGTGAAAAAAAACGGAGATGGGCTCCACGTGAATCCGGGCGGTGGAGGGCAGAGGCGGGCAGGCGGGGGCTGGGGGtggcggggaggggggtggcggtggtggtggtggaccGACGACGAAAGAGTGGTGTGAGAAACACCCGAAAGGACAAACAAAGCACAACCGAGCGTGACCTGCGACCATGAGCGGCGCGCACTGCTCGCCGGAGTAGCGGCCGCCGCTGCCTCTATGCCCGCGGACCAAGTCGTGAGGTGTGGCTCGGAAACGCTCCGGGAAACCTGTCAGCCGAAACGACTCGCCGaggggaaggaagaggaggaggaggtggtgcggcggtggtggtggtggtggtggaaaaAATGTCCGCCTCGGTGGGGCCCCAGGGTGGCTCTCACCCACCCACCGTGCCGACAACCATGCCGGATCTGCCGGACCTCAGCCATCTcaccgaggaggagaggaagatcaTCATGGCAGTGATGGCTCgccagaaagaggaagaggataaaGAACAAGCCATGCTAAAGTAAGACCAACCATTCGTTTTCTTGCCTGTGGAAGTTATGCGTCGCGTAATGCGAGCGATCCCCGTCACAGACGTCCCTGGTGCACGCTGCTGCCCAATAACACCCGGGGTTGGCGTCGTTGTGGTTAACACCGCGCACAACCGGCAACCAGTATGGCTAGCTGATGCACATGCAGCTCCGCCTCGCAGAGGTGCTGGTGTGCTCCTAAACATGTACCCGGAGAACGCAAGAGCGCAGGATGGGTCTATATTTAGAAGTCCTCATCATCAGCAAGACGGCGAGTAGCCTTCTGGGGCTCGATGCCGTTGAAATCAATCGGTAAACGCAAAACAATATGCAGCCACCGTCAATGGAGATGACCCGAAACAAGGGTCAAACGTGTTACAGGTGTAGATAGGGCCGCGGGGATGGGGTGTGACggcgctggtggaggaggaggaggtggggtggTGGATGATTCATAGCGTTATCCATCATTCACCTGCTCGTTTTCATCAATGGGGACTGCACCCCATCCCTTTAGTTTACACCGCTCTGACTCTCCCtttacgcacgcacgcacgcacgcacgtagGATTGACTTTATCACTGtagatttttcttcttcttttcaccgCGGAGTgaacgcgtgtgcgtgtgcgagagATCGCTTTGACAATAATGGGAACAACAATGACATTAGAGCTCGCAGGGCTACAGCGACACGATCCGTTTCAGAGGCGCGACCGACGCATGGCGGTGAAGCGGCGTGGACGATCGTTCGTGCTCCCCTCCGGCTGAGAGAGGAAGATGGGGTGTGGTTGGCAGTCTTAGCAGCCCCGAACCGGACACGGTACAGACGGGGAAAAGAGACCGGATACATCGTAGCACCTTTGAAAACCTTCTGCATATTGATCAAATTGGCGAACCATCGCCGAAATCACCAAGAATCTGAGCTGCGTAAGAATACTAACCAGAAGGAAAGCTCTATAGGCTCTACTGAAACCTCCATACCAAAGTAGCATTGTGGTGAAATGCAAGGAGACAACCAGGTCACTTCAAACTCAGTGTCTGTTCTTTTAGAGGAAGTGTTTTGTCCTCATACAAAGCACTGGTTGCATTTTGGTTTGACAGCTCAGGTGTTTCCACCACGAGCCATGGCTGTATAATCCACCCAAGCTGCATACACGCCTGCACTGAAACACGTGAGGGCCCAATGTCTGGCTTCACGGTGGAGGATGTTACAGTAGCAGACATGCAGCATCGCAGGGCACTCTGGCTTGCTTAGATTCTAATGGCTGTTTTACAACGCGAAAGGAAGCTGGGTGGGAGATGGATCTGGAGAGGAAGTGATGTATTTAATGTTCCACACAGGCTCGGGTTCAGTCAATAATGGCTTCATCGTCTGGTTTACCAATGATGGGATCTGCCCACCATGGTGAAACTATACTACGTACGGACAGAGTAAATAAAAgaacagggaggagaggagacagcaAGTTTatccatttttattaatttaggtAAACTTCATGTGATCAACTCaacttcttttttaatttgaatacgTACATAAGTCAGCGATTTAAGCATTTCACACACAATTTTAAAATATCAGAACCCCCACATTTTAAAATCTCTGGACTACCTTTTGTGTTTCCCACTTTTTTGTCAGTGGGAGGAGGATGTCAATGGTGtcacatttccattttccataCCCAGTATCTTACGCTATGAATCAAATGGCATTATGGCACATGCACATGTTTACACAAAGCACTGCGAGCATGCATAATATCTCGTACATAGAGCATTGTGCATGGATTGCACCCTTTATTAATATGTTTATTAATGCAGAACAAGCTCAGTTGTGGAGTAATACATATTATTGTATGAGCAAAAGTGAACAAGTCCTTTAGTACTTATAATGCTGTATGGTCTTGTAATCATGTGTACTGGGCATCTGAGAAAGCCCTTTTATGCCACAATCCAGTTGGATTACAGGAGAGTTTTGGTCCCTTGAATAAAAGAGATAACTGGCATTGATGGGAAACATGGAAAGATTCATATGTGAtaagaaaaaacatgcacactGACAGGCTTTATTTGGTCACAGATCTAGTGATATACATTGTTGTCATAGTTACAACAGTCTCCATCTGTACTGGGCTTTGCTG
The sequence above is a segment of the Gasterosteus aculeatus chromosome 9, fGasAcu3.hap1.1, whole genome shotgun sequence genome. Coding sequences within it:
- the krt97 gene encoding keratin 97, with protein sequence MTMYGSGYSALSMSSVSRSAGYRRGTSVHGGAGGSNVRVSYASNGLGSGFDLASALGGGGGDGSSFSISGSEKHTMQNLNDRLATYLEKVRMLEGANTTLERQIREWYDRQTPTVNDYSKYEAIIEDLRKKISVATQDNARLMLQIDNARLAAEDFRIKFENELAVRMSVEADIAGLRRVLDELTMSRSDLEMQVEGLKEELVYLKKNHEEEIAAMRSQVNSSSVNVEVDAKPQVDISATINEIRAQYESITEKNRREMEEWYKVKFDELNSQVASSTETLQVSRTEINDLKRTLQSLQIELQSQQSLKSALEGQLAETESNYNMKLSHLQIRVNTLEEELKNVRADIERQAYDYKVLFDIKTRLEMEIAEYRRLLDGEERGSVEIKVVEVVKAKPVVTQRRRIMIEEIVDGKVVSRTEDVNTEVIE